From the genome of Nitrospira lenta, one region includes:
- a CDS encoding TorD/DmsD family molecular chaperone, with product MTSKQSVQTATSTAAAVIPNNTPTIKDSPAVERALNRSKLYLLVSWSLLYPEDEEFLDYLQCGEFVEDGRAALDALQAALDANQGGDRAKLKLAALKKQLDNVEKLVASECVNWQLSDLQSEHRRVFSNVITLDCPPYETLFGNDHVFAQSHTMGDIAGFYKAFGVELSKDIHERLDHLSVEFEFMHFLAYKESYSRCHDGADKTQIVVDAQKKFVKNHIGRWVPLFCRMLTKKSDSGLFKIVADMTSDWIEFETAFLGVTPQPYTETDYRPATFNSPEGQTYECGAQDQGNELSVLLNEVGAQSFLDVKDKDKDKEEGGPVGTA from the coding sequence ATGACGAGTAAACAATCGGTGCAGACTGCAACATCTACCGCTGCTGCCGTTATTCCTAATAATACCCCGACGATCAAAGATTCTCCCGCCGTTGAGCGAGCGCTCAATCGCAGCAAGTTATATCTCCTTGTTTCTTGGAGCCTTTTGTATCCTGAGGACGAGGAGTTTCTTGATTACTTGCAGTGCGGGGAGTTTGTCGAAGACGGTCGCGCGGCCTTGGATGCTCTCCAGGCAGCTCTGGATGCCAATCAGGGTGGAGATCGCGCCAAGCTGAAGCTGGCTGCTTTGAAAAAGCAGTTAGATAATGTCGAAAAGCTGGTGGCGTCAGAATGCGTCAACTGGCAGCTCAGCGATCTTCAATCGGAGCATCGGCGTGTATTCAGCAACGTGATCACGCTGGATTGTCCTCCCTATGAAACCCTCTTCGGTAACGATCACGTGTTTGCGCAATCCCATACCATGGGCGACATCGCCGGATTCTATAAGGCGTTCGGCGTCGAATTGTCGAAGGATATTCATGAGCGGCTCGACCATCTCAGTGTTGAGTTTGAGTTCATGCATTTCCTGGCCTACAAAGAGTCGTATTCCCGCTGCCATGACGGTGCCGACAAGACGCAGATCGTTGTGGACGCGCAGAAAAAATTTGTCAAAAATCACATCGGGCGATGGGTGCCGCTGTTTTGCCGGATGCTGACGAAAAAGTCTGATTCCGGACTGTTCAAGATCGTCGCGGACATGACTTCTGACTGGATTGAATTCGAGACCGCGTTCCTTGGCGTGACTCCGCAGCCCTATACGGAAACAGATTATCGTCCGGCGACCTTTAATTCGCCCGAAGGTCAGACGTACGAGTGTGGCGCGCAGGATCAGGGGAATGAGTTGAGCGTATTGTTGAACGAAGTCGGCGCGCAGTCCTTTCTAGATGTGAAGGACAAGGATAAGGACAAGGAGGAGGGCGGACCAGTCGGAACCGCGT
- a CDS encoding 4Fe-4S dicluster domain-containing protein, protein MASNPSYGRRDFLKDSVMSVAKAAQEFSKQVDAVPEAPAPVLRTDWLRPPGAVEEVLFLDRCTKCGDCIKACDPGAIVCHAGDGTPVIVADQAPCLLCDDLPCITACSTDALRPIDRISDLRLGVAQVSQRLCTAGQGCHACVSKCPVDALSMDFSTMRLEVSAEGCVGCGMCEHICNTVNDHVAIRVIPARQLAGL, encoded by the coding sequence ATGGCATCTAACCCTTCATATGGCCGGCGAGACTTTCTGAAAGATTCTGTGATGTCCGTCGCCAAGGCGGCGCAGGAGTTTTCCAAGCAGGTCGATGCTGTGCCTGAGGCGCCGGCTCCGGTTTTGCGGACGGATTGGCTGCGTCCGCCGGGGGCTGTAGAAGAAGTCTTGTTTCTGGATCGCTGCACGAAATGCGGCGACTGTATCAAGGCCTGCGATCCGGGTGCGATTGTCTGCCATGCCGGGGACGGCACCCCGGTGATTGTTGCCGACCAGGCGCCCTGCCTTTTGTGTGACGATCTTCCTTGCATTACTGCCTGTTCGACGGACGCATTGCGGCCGATCGATCGGATATCTGATCTTCGCCTCGGGGTGGCGCAGGTGTCTCAGCGGCTGTGCACGGCCGGTCAGGGGTGTCATGCTTGCGTCTCGAAGTGTCCTGTGGATGCCTTATCGATGGATTTTTCAACCATGCGGCTTGAGGTGTCCGCAGAGGGTTGTGTGGGTTGCGGCATGTGTGAACATATCTGTAATACCGTCAATGATCACGTGGCGATCCGCGTGATACCCGCGCGACAACTCGCCGGGCTCTGA
- a CDS encoding WD40 repeat domain-containing protein, translating into MPEHTMTPSLPGTPPIATPPAPPIDFLEYWKTDCREIKTFRGHSHGVWAVAFSPDGLTLASGGAERLVRMWDIETGRLLRSLRGHTNDIRAIVFTPDGLTLATASEDRTIRLWNPKTGEPTKLLFTRYDHNVCSLSLSPDGLMLARGSHNKDIKIWEVTTGTELMTLLGKDQYDHHWSVCVAFSPDGIHLASGTDIGKIKLWEVLPSGEEKVLHDGHWQRDADDSTETRGYFIEDDGGFQKPMDYWIGAMIFTPDGKTLITGSRDKTIKFFEMPKLIEKKSLNGHTAWVRTLAISPDGKVLASAGDDNTIKFWDIAAGRHFKTVKGHTAGVRQITFSPDGKRLASASWDRTIKLWEGGAEPTE; encoded by the coding sequence ATGCCTGAACACACAATGACACCCTCCCTGCCCGGCACCCCTCCGATAGCGACGCCCCCGGCGCCGCCTATCGACTTTCTCGAATACTGGAAAACCGATTGCCGGGAGATCAAAACCTTTCGAGGACACTCCCACGGCGTCTGGGCCGTCGCCTTCTCGCCGGATGGACTGACCCTGGCCAGCGGCGGAGCCGAACGCCTGGTGCGCATGTGGGATATTGAAACCGGCCGGCTCCTGCGCTCACTCCGCGGCCATACCAACGACATCCGCGCCATCGTCTTTACGCCGGACGGACTCACCCTCGCCACCGCGAGCGAAGATCGCACGATTCGCCTGTGGAATCCGAAGACCGGCGAACCGACCAAGCTCCTGTTCACCCGGTACGATCACAATGTATGCAGCCTCTCCCTTTCGCCGGACGGCCTCATGCTCGCGCGCGGGAGCCACAATAAAGACATCAAGATCTGGGAAGTCACCACCGGCACCGAATTGATGACCCTCCTTGGCAAAGACCAATACGATCACCACTGGTCTGTCTGCGTCGCCTTCTCGCCTGACGGCATCCACCTGGCGAGCGGCACCGACATCGGAAAAATTAAGTTGTGGGAAGTACTCCCGAGCGGCGAGGAAAAAGTCTTGCACGACGGGCACTGGCAGCGCGATGCCGATGACTCCACTGAAACCCGCGGCTACTTTATTGAAGATGACGGTGGATTCCAAAAACCGATGGACTACTGGATCGGCGCCATGATCTTCACGCCAGACGGCAAAACTCTCATCACCGGCAGCCGCGACAAAACCATTAAGTTCTTCGAAATGCCGAAGCTGATTGAGAAAAAGAGCCTGAATGGACACACCGCCTGGGTCAGAACCCTGGCCATCTCCCCTGACGGGAAAGTGCTCGCGAGTGCCGGGGACGATAACACCATCAAGTTCTGGGATATCGCCGCCGGTCGGCACTTCAAAACAGTGAAGGGCCATACTGCCGGCGTCCGCCAAATTACGTTTTCCCCGGACGGCAAACGGCTCGCCAGCGCCTCCTGGGATCGCACGATCAAGCTATGGGAAGGCGGAGCCGAACCGACCGAGTAA